The following nucleotide sequence is from Glycine max cultivar Williams 82 chromosome 9, Glycine_max_v4.0, whole genome shotgun sequence.
GAAATGGTGTAGTGATCATTGTCACGATTtgcactaataattttttttgcagtCCTGTGCTACCACCCAAATCTTGAGAAGCGAGTTTTACTGTGCTGGACTGTTACTTTTCTGAATCAGAAAAGAATAAGGAAATGTTCTTACTATTTTTAGAAACTCCAGTTTTCCAAAAATTATACTCCCTCCATTCCGATATATAAGACTTGGCCAATTATTTGATATTCCGATATATAAGACTTGGCCAATTATTTAATCCATCAAGATTAAGAAAagttattaatttagtttaaaataataaatttgtcttaaatttataatttttttcaaaaactatcaATGTCATCAATGTTTCTTTATCTTCTAATAGTTTAataaattctctttttttaatgaGGAATTTTTCaaagtctaaaaataattaatgtaaaaaatattatagatcgagtcttataaaaaaataataaatattattttaaacttaaatcttataaataggaatggagggagtaaaaataaaagaacttgTTTGATTGAcctgtttttattattaatgtgttTTGTTCGACATTCCTGATGTGCTTTTTCGAGTAAGGAATTAATGGTTATAGCTTTCATATTTTTGGGTGGCATGGACGTGATTTTTGGCTTATGGATGAGTTTCCAAACACACAATAATTGATTCTTCCAAACACACAATAATTGATTCCCAGTTTACGTCCTAATATTTCTTGGTGAGTGATACCATGTTTGGATTAGCTTCAATTTCGTTCAAAACCACGTCCATTTTATAGTTGACCTAAAATCTAACACTAGCAGCTTCAGATTTTGCATGTCACGGATATGAGTACCTGTGGATGTGGAACCAAACAGGCTATGAGTCAATTTGCATGTGTTGCAACTTTTGAAGCTTTCATTGGTTAATAACCCGCAGAAATACGCAAGATTTCTGTGGGATACACAGCATTTATTTAGTTGGTTGGCGAGTCACCTGGGCTAAAAATCTGAACTACtcagaaggataatttttttaatgggaAAATTGGTTTAGATTGGATTTTTCTTTTGTGGGAAAATATTCTTTTTgcagaaaatataatttaaagttaaaaccATGGATAACACTAAACAGATGCTGCACAATAACGTTGTAAAGCAAATATGATAAGACTGTTTTCTAGCTATTGGTATTTTTTTCCTAGTTGTCAGCTCTGTTCTGCCCCTTCACTGGCCACTCTCTTTAAACCGTTCTGTGTTTTTGCCTCTAATTTAGTGCGTGTAAGAATTTAAAGCTGTGTATGTCCTAAGGAATAAATCTGCTaatctttctcctttttctatATTTGGTGACATGTGGAAGTGGAACCCCCTCATCTTAATCAAACACTACTATTATActtgaaaggagaaaaaaataaatgaaagtacACATATCAGTGATGGATATCTCTACTGGAACCACGAGTATAAAATTAGGTACACAACGCGCAAACAAAAGCTTTCCTTTAAAGAGTGTTCgagaaaattttattcattaataatacTTTACGCTAAGTCAAAAAGTTCTCAACTTTTCCTTAATGTATTGTGAGTATTTTATGATGTTTTTTGTCTGTATATTTatcatttctaataaaattatgcAAAAGCACACATAATGCGTTTACTAATTACTATAAAATAACCAAATTTCAAACCGAAATAGTTGAGAGGTTTATgaaatgttgaaaattcaaattcatgtgAAAGCACAAATAGTTAGCGAGTCCAAATAAGGATTGTTTTTCATGCgggttaattatgttttcattatttttttgagcAAAACTATTACCATTTgtagtaattatatattttttttcattctagtTCCTACCGTTGTCATTGAGAATCACATAACTTAGCACATCATCAACCAGTTTgatgaagataaaaataaattggtaaATTATATTCTTGATTCTTTATCAACTAGTTTTTGTTAGTTAATTTCAGCCAGTGACGGATTTAAGATTTTTTCTTGGTGgggatattttttataatatatttataaaaaatattataatttttacaaaatacatattatgtaaaacaaaaaacttaagCTTCTACCTGGTACAATTGATCTCTacgcattttttatttttaaaatgttgtatgatttttaatattcaatactataaaaaaaataagaatataaacgGTAAAATtagtacaaattattttttcttttatcttttataactttttatatcaatccattttaaaataaattatcttattGGGACGACACTGATTTTTTTAtgggaaaaaataagaattattaaatatattcaagtataaaaatttatcttGTGGAGACAATTGTCCGCACAATCTTATATGCATATCCGTCCTTAACTTCAGCCAAAAGTCGATGCTAAATGACATTGTTGTCAACTACTGGTTCTACAAACATGCAAGGTGTCCATACACTTGATATGATAATAGTTTGTGAAATAAAAATGGGAAAGACAATTTTCTTAAAGTTagaatgaaaaacatttttggAGATATAATATTGGTGTGGTGATAAAGAAAGGACAGGATTGAGAGATCCTAGGTTCTAATACttctactaataaaaattaataaactaacaataaatatttgtcaataaataaaaagaatgaaaaccATTTTTCTCCTTCCATAATGTTATTGGAGTTATCAACTTCTAGGTGACAAATAACCCTGTTTTGGTTGAGACATGTAAATGAcaaatatgtttggttttgttcAGTTGAAATGAACAtatttgttaagaaaaaaaaaggaatagagACGAAATTATATGAATCCCCCACTTCTTACTCtttattataactaaaaaaattatcttttatttttatattttaaatcgaacacaaacattaataaattatttacgtCTTTAGTAGACATGagatctgtaaaaaaaaattcctcttTTATACAGTGGtatacttaaaataataataattttaaaatttcaaaatagtaAATAGATAGacatactttttcttttaaaaattacagtTAAAAGAAATAGATGCCGTAAAATACTAGTAGTAGTACACATTTATGTCTAATAGTACCTATTACTATTAGCAAAGGACCACCCGACCATCGTATACAAACCGTGATTTCCAATGTAACCCTCTACGTGAGTGCCAAATTGCATCCTCTCAATCCATTTATGAGAGAATTTGTGAAGACCCATATGCCTGATGCAGATATATTGTGCTTCTGTTCACACAAACCCAATAAATATAATGAGGTCCACAGTCCACGCTAATTTCTTTTGTTCTATTTCTTTATTACAGCaccaatgtctttttttttttttaaatattatgaatgTTATTGGTACCAATTATTTatcgatttttataattaattgtcgCTAAAAAATCTGATTGATTATctctaataatattatttccttttcatcatggtttttttatctataaagtttgaacccaatttttttttataaaaaaaataagagtttgAGTACCACTCAGACTAAGATCTCTCTTATTTTACTGCtcactacttttttttaataaaattcctGCCTTTATTAGGTTTACAGACATTCACACAAATGGgttgaagaaaagaaagggtgTTTACACTTTACTTGAGTGAGACTGAGAGTCTCAAGAGAGTGTGTGTGAGTGTTTGATATTCTCGATTAAATAAATCTCActgtctctttctctctctctctctgtctctgtGTTTTTGTTGTGTTCTCTTTACTACCTCTTGAAACCAAAAGGGTCACTCTCTGTGCTGTGGCCTCTGTTTTCAAAGGAAACCCTTGTTCTTTTCCTTGCCTTTCTTTCTTAGCACTGTCTTCCAACTCCCAACtcatataatttcattttccctagtcttttttgttttcactcTTTCCTTGTGAAATCTGCAAAACCAGCTATTCAGTTTAGTTATCAAACCAAGCCGAAGctcttacattatttttatatataagtagGCACCAAATACACATTTATGATACACCAATTTGAAGCTTGTCCACACAATACAAGATTATCACCATCCCCTTTCCATTCACAAACCTAAGAGTAAGAAGCACTTGTCAGTGACCAACAAACCAACCAACCATGATGCCTGCTCATGGCCTCataatctctctcatttttgtgTCCATTTTAGCAAATGAGGCAAGCTTGGTCCATGTGAGTCCCCCGTCTCTCTTTCTCagtcacacacacaaaaagttttcatttttcaatttcattcttCGTCCTAGCTACTTTTTCTGTTACCCTTTGTGATGTTTCCTGTGAATTTTCTCTTGGGCAGTGCTGTAAActgaaaaagattttttttttttttttttatgattaggaGGCAAATGGGTCATTTCCAATGGTGCCCTTGGTGGAGGCTGGGAAGATGGagatgatgatggtgatgaaTGAGAGCAGAAGGAAACTTGGAAGCTTCCAGATATGTGCCTTGTGCACCTGCTGTGGTGGAGCAAAAGGGATGTGCTTGCCCTCTCCTTGTTGCTATGCCATCAATTGCAACATTCCTCATAGACCTTTTGGCTTTTGCTCATTCACACCAAAGACCTGTAATTGCTTTGGATGCCATCTTTAGTCCCCTCCCCCTATTATagtcttataataataattggaaaaaaattgaGGGTTATCTTTAGTTAATTATGTTGCGAGTGTGAATGGGAAGTGAAGTTAAGAATATCTGTTCttggttagtttttttattactattagttattattattgtttgggGATTGTTATTTCCTGGaattattttttgctttctGCAGTGCTTACTGGGATTTGTTAGGGGTGCCTGAAGATATAGCACATTGTCTGATTTGTCAGGATAGCAATATATGATATAATTATATGTAGTACATGGGGAATCAAGAAAACGTTGTCCCTTTACGTGGAGATACTGGGGTTCATgataatttttcacttttttgaatgattatagtAATGCAAGTGCTCAGTGAGGCTGTCGTTTGGCCTGGACCATGATTCAACTTTACAACTTATTCTCATTTTGTTAAGGCGACCTGTGGtttccttatttaattatttcatttgtttattttaacgATAAAATGTTCTAATGCAGATTGCACTATtgagggattttttttattgaatattataatGCTGATTTCTCGTATCTACTACTGCACCTTTCTTCATCCTGCAATTACCTTCACTACCCCCAagcatttgttttcttttggagCATAAAGTAGCTTTCATGGTATGGTATCTCTGGCTCAGATTAAATTTACTTGTTACCTCATTAAATTAAGAGTTTAACAAGCTTACAGTGTCAGTAAAATATTAGTATGATTTTTGAGGTAGATATTAttaaagtcaacaaacttaacTTACTATACAGGACGGTGTGTGATTAgatgacaatataaaaaacttttacattCTTAGACTtggtaatttttaaattaaaacctcCTATGCTGGTAGTAGTCATAAAAGTTTATTCTTCTCAGTGTATCATTAATTCCTAAACTAAAACCTCTTATCTTGGTAGTACTCATAAAAGCTTATTCCTGGTGTATGAATTTGTATCTTTACTACTCTAGTTGGATGCAACAGATGAAATTTTACAGCCAAACTTGTAGGCAAAGTAAAAAAGGTGGCTTATGGACCATAAAACATATGAAGAAGGATCTGTGTGATGCCTATCAATTAGGGTGGTCCCAGAATTGATAAACGGGGCACCCTTAGAGGGAGACAATAGGGGGCAGATGGGTTAGCTTTTCACTCACCTTTAGATAGAGGGCACTGAGGAGTGCTAATTTTGGTGAAAAGCTCCTGTGTTGATGGGTCTTAATTGTTGGGAGTGAAGATGGATGTGATGATATTAATGCATATTGGTGTACCCAACCGTATGTATCATATTAAGGTGGGTGGTGGTTGGGTTGGAGTAGGGCAATTAAGCCTTTGCCACAAACCTACTTCTGCCTATTTGTAAGTTGTGGTTCACTGCTCTGACTAGTCCCATGCATTAACACTACGAGACTTGGTCTTTGTTAAGTTGTTGCTGCATTTGTAAGATTTCTTGTATAATACTAATACTAGCAATGCTATAATGTTTATAAAGCGtggatattaattattattgttggtAAATTTATGAGGATGAGGAGTATGGCTGTAGTAGGCTTTGTTGGAGTTGCATCTGAGTCTTGTGAACATTGGTTGGGAATCTTTCTGACCTCATCTGGGCTACAACCCATGTGCTGTTCAAAGCATATTTTAAGGATCAAATGGTATGGGGTGTGGCTGAATCATAATTtctccatttttaaaaaaaattatgagtctGCTTGTTGGTTACATGATCTATGTTGATTGGTGAGTCAATGTGAGCTATAGTTACTCTCTCTGCAGCACATACCGAGCAAAATATGTACTTCACCATATTGGTATTTCTATTTTGCTGCAGATATACTTTCTTTAAGCTActggaaagttaaaaaaaaaaaaaccgtatCTGCTTGATAGTTTACCGGTAGATCTTCAATGCTGCATAAAAGCTTTAAATTTGATTCGAATAAAAGGATCTGATCCCAGTTGGTACTTTTCTAGACTTGAAAGGTTTATCATTTtcgcattttgtttttaagcatAATTTGCACCACTGCcgttttttattgaataatatttttttttataaaagaactaCTACTAAATGGGTTGGTTACTTTAATTTGGTATATTATATAATGCACAAAAATGCATATATCAGCTTGTAATCTTGTATCTTGAGTCCCAATAATTTCACTAGATCGAAGAGGTAGAGTTTTTTTTGCTCATCATGGTATTGAtacaaatttatgttaaaaGTGACAAATTTTTGTTGGAGACAATAAACTcacataaaatgattttttttaatatgatttattacacatgatcaatcaaaattcaaacttaaaTCATGTAATTTAGAGACATAAATTGTTACCACTTATCACTTGTCAATTGTTGTTGGTGAACAAAAGAGGTAGATAGATATATTATAGCAAAATCAatcttgtgtaaaaaaaatttaagttaatgACAGTCTTGTATTGTAAGTGGAGTTAGTCTTTGATTCAATGATTTAGAACCTTAGAGGACATATGTGGTCTCTCACCCATGACAAAACGAAAGATACTTGAGACTCCATATTATTTTAGGAAATTAAAGAATGTTGTAAAGTAAATAATATCTTATCATATTAATAtgggtaaatagtcacttttgtctttgaatgtataatttgttgacaaatgcgtccttgaaagatgaaaatataaaatttagtcttcgaaagtgtaaaaagtacaacaaatatATCTGGTCATTAATGTCGtccgtcaccgttaataaaatagtccaCGTGACACAgagggacaaatttgtcactgaaataaTTGTCAACGTGATCATCTCTAATTGCCAGTATAAGGACAtctttgttatataatatttgttgaCTTTTTGTCTTCTCACTTTGTTGACAAATGCATCTTGAAAGATTAAACTATAAAATCTAGTCTCCGAAATTATAAAAAGCGTAATAAATATATCTAAACGTTAatagtagattgtgactaattattataatttgaaaaaaattataatgattgcgacaattttttttaacaaactcgtaaattaaattgagtctaaagaaaaaagaatactcgttttataaactataaataaattttttacgcTCCCATGCTTGATGAAAGGTTCAAGCAAAAAAATGCTTATTGTAAAacattatagttaaattagatccatgaataatttttaggaaaaattgtaATTGCAAAGACACTTTTAGTCTATAAAAAACAATCACCTCctttagaatgttttttttaaggttatgattttttaaatgaccagtcaataaaaaataattgtgtatgatttaaaatttttttaaaaatcaataaacttttattattataatttgtaatttgatgtcattacatatattaatagacattcatattttattatgaaaaaattattaaaaaattaaataaatagtgtttg
It contains:
- the LOC100787156 gene encoding uncharacterized protein, with protein sequence MMPAHGLIISLIFVSILANEASLVHEANGSFPMVPLVEAGKMEMMMVMNESRRKLGSFQICALCTCCGGAKGMCLPSPCCYAINCNIPHRPFGFCSFTPKTCNCFGCHL